The proteins below are encoded in one region of Leptotrichia sp. oral taxon 218:
- a CDS encoding phospholipase D-like domain-containing protein, with the protein MEKELESESLTLFENENIEKTEAIKVKNTLFTILNGERVDLEIEEIFDSNRFYEIKAVTFSADESFLNKYLTPFKSVDLVIGIQDVDVQVRGLKALENETKNLIESQKAIIKKKQIHFFENLSRENQENIVEEKWKLRVPISSTIHSKFYLLKNDSETRLIFGSANLSFQAFSNKRNQFENIVIFDNSPLFSQFEEYFNEITLTCTNFITKAIRKKAKSKIKVLDENNDEKKEEKFSVRFTQDENSKLQIDISKDIVKEFNDVIVKEEDSVALPIIEEIKTIDEKQKIIENEKKEELEVEKFAYELSINTISRQAKKKESMVVAPETFAKKIKPKLEIKIAPKLNQATPERELLFSKDTDRGFGRSGLYIEENGNTKPFGQKAGKEEIKTSIESIVKLIENYRKYVIDYNDNYGSRIVEIILYAFTSPFLQDIRFKLESDSEKLDVPQFLFIGGTAGSGKSNLLQILQKMLGLSKSKPILYNNIIPTGRTKKADTITQIQLWMNENNLAPILIDEIDEEFFSNKDRGNNLIVNVSNLSTSNFDFTPCFIGTTNALEYSLPQRAQRRSYYVKNDKVFDTELKKKSVKAYTEVFEIINDTLFQDFVIRFAEKLTDDNLSWKNYSLHSSTGLIDFLYWSREIFKEYFEIAQIEIPAWFPETRYDDTVENNQSLWRKLYEYNHQDFKIQKEKGVYLFKLKSLDSEEGQSNRFGTKILPSTKYLNALSQKCKNDNNSSDIIEIKIKEFHDWIGVPLPKELEHKKTILDFFKKKKSEN; encoded by the coding sequence ATGGAAAAAGAGTTAGAATCTGAATCTTTAACTTTATTTGAAAATGAAAATATTGAAAAAACTGAAGCTATAAAAGTTAAAAATACACTTTTTACTATTTTAAATGGTGAGAGAGTTGATTTAGAAATTGAAGAGATTTTTGATAGCAACAGATTTTATGAGATAAAGGCTGTCACATTTTCAGCTGATGAAAGTTTTTTGAATAAATACCTAACTCCGTTTAAAAGTGTTGATTTGGTTATCGGGATACAAGATGTAGATGTCCAAGTTAGAGGATTGAAGGCTTTGGAAAATGAAACCAAGAATTTGATTGAGAGTCAAAAGGCGATTATTAAAAAGAAACAGATTCATTTTTTTGAGAATCTTTCAAGAGAGAATCAGGAAAATATTGTGGAAGAAAAGTGGAAATTGAGAGTGCCAATAAGTTCGACAATTCATAGTAAATTTTATCTTTTGAAAAATGATTCGGAGACGAGATTGATTTTTGGATCGGCTAATCTTTCATTCCAGGCTTTTTCAAACAAAAGGAACCAATTTGAAAACATTGTCATTTTTGATAATTCCCCATTATTTAGTCAGTTTGAAGAATATTTTAATGAAATTACTTTAACTTGTACTAATTTTATTACTAAAGCTATAAGAAAAAAGGCGAAAAGTAAAATTAAAGTTTTAGATGAGAATAATGATGAAAAAAAGGAAGAGAAATTTTCTGTGAGATTTACACAAGATGAAAATTCCAAATTGCAAATAGATATTTCGAAAGATATTGTTAAAGAATTTAATGATGTGATTGTTAAGGAAGAAGACAGTGTTGCTTTACCAATAATTGAGGAAATTAAAACGATTGATGAGAAACAGAAAATAATTGAGAATGAGAAAAAAGAGGAACTTGAAGTTGAAAAATTTGCTTATGAATTGTCGATTAATACCATTTCACGACAGGCTAAAAAGAAAGAAAGTATGGTTGTGGCGCCTGAAACATTTGCGAAAAAGATAAAACCTAAATTGGAAATTAAAATTGCTCCAAAATTAAATCAAGCGACTCCTGAAAGAGAATTATTATTTTCAAAAGATACTGATCGTGGATTTGGGCGTTCGGGATTATATATTGAAGAAAATGGAAACACGAAACCATTTGGGCAAAAAGCTGGGAAAGAAGAAATAAAAACTTCTATTGAAAGTATTGTGAAATTGATTGAGAACTATAGAAAGTATGTAATTGACTATAACGATAATTATGGCTCAAGAATTGTTGAGATAATTTTGTATGCGTTCACTTCGCCTTTTCTTCAGGATATTAGGTTCAAACTGGAATCTGATTCGGAAAAATTAGATGTTCCACAATTTCTATTTATTGGAGGAACTGCTGGTTCAGGAAAAAGTAACTTATTGCAGATTTTACAAAAAATGCTGGGCCTTTCTAAATCAAAGCCTATTTTGTACAATAACATTATTCCGACTGGAAGAACAAAAAAAGCAGATACGATAACACAAATTCAACTATGGATGAATGAAAATAATTTAGCTCCAATTTTAATTGATGAAATTGATGAAGAATTTTTTTCAAACAAAGATAGAGGAAACAACCTGATTGTAAATGTTTCAAATCTTTCTACTTCAAATTTTGATTTTACACCTTGTTTTATTGGGACAACAAATGCTTTGGAATATTCGTTGCCACAACGGGCACAAAGAAGATCATACTATGTGAAAAATGATAAAGTGTTTGATACAGAACTTAAGAAAAAATCTGTAAAAGCGTATACAGAAGTGTTTGAAATTATTAATGATACTCTTTTCCAAGATTTTGTTATTCGATTTGCAGAAAAGTTGACAGATGATAATTTAAGCTGGAAAAATTATTCTCTACACTCTTCTACAGGATTGATAGATTTCCTTTATTGGTCTCGTGAAATTTTTAAGGAATATTTTGAAATTGCTCAAATTGAAATTCCTGCTTGGTTTCCTGAAACTAGATATGATGACACTGTAGAAAATAATCAGTCTTTATGGAGAAAATTATACGAATACAATCATCAAGATTTTAAAATACAAAAAGAAAAAGGTGTATATTTATTCAAATTAAAAAGTTTAGATAGCGAAGAAGGACAAAGCAACAGATTTGGTACAAAAATTCTTCCGTCAACAAAATATTTAAATGCATTATCACAAAAATGTAAAAATGATAATAATTCTTCGGATATTATTGAAATTAAGATAAAGGAATTTCATGATTGGATAGGAGTTCCTTTACCAAAGGAACTGGAACATAAGAAGACGATTCTGGATTTTTTTAAGAAAAAGAAAAGTGAGAATTGA
- a CDS encoding AAA family ATPase — protein MKKKKKGLAIGNSDFKEIIQENGYYVDKTKFIEDLLEDLSKVKLFTRPRRFGKTLNLSMLKYFFDVRNAEENRKLFDNLYISKSEYMENQGKNPVILISLRNAEAENWEDSFFNIKNLISNLYDNFEYISSNLKKRDLVEFENIWLKKNNADWENSLKNLSRYLYEYYGKKVIILIDEYDTPMTSAWNEGYYEKSRRFFKSFYSNTLKDNEYLQFAVVTGILRVAKEGIFSGLNNLKTYTVLNNKYSESFGLIETEVKNALEYYGLEQNIEKVRKWYNGYKFGNIQIYNPWSIINYLDEKEINVYWINTSDNRLIHSAIENADKDLFDELKDLFNNGTTEQMVMASSNMDRLKDPQEVWQLLLFGGYLTVEEKIAMNEYALKLPNYEVKTFFKDMFVQNLGGFSRFREMIKAFKNFEFDRFEELLNEIFLVSMSYHDTSKTEKPYHTFILGMMLYLDNEYTVLSNNETGYGRNDLALNPINKRDVGYIFEFKVAKTEEELEERAEEALSQIENKKYPVLLKECGVKEIVHIGMAFFGKRVKVKYKVVKN, from the coding sequence ATGAAAAAAAAGAAAAAAGGGCTAGCAATTGGAAATTCTGATTTTAAGGAAATTATACAAGAAAACGGATATTATGTCGATAAAACAAAGTTCATAGAAGATTTGTTGGAAGATTTATCAAAAGTTAAACTTTTTACAAGGCCCAGAAGATTTGGAAAAACTTTAAATTTGTCTATGTTAAAGTATTTTTTTGATGTTAGAAATGCAGAGGAAAATAGAAAATTATTTGATAATTTGTATATTTCAAAAAGTGAGTATATGGAAAATCAAGGAAAAAATCCTGTAATTCTTATAAGTCTGAGAAATGCCGAGGCAGAAAATTGGGAGGATAGTTTTTTTAATATTAAGAATCTCATTTCTAATTTGTACGATAATTTTGAATATATTTCTAGCAATTTAAAAAAAAGAGATTTAGTTGAATTTGAAAATATATGGCTCAAAAAAAATAATGCAGATTGGGAAAATTCATTAAAGAATTTATCAAGATATTTATATGAATATTACGGAAAAAAAGTTATAATTTTAATAGATGAGTATGACACTCCAATGACAAGTGCTTGGAACGAAGGATATTATGAAAAGTCACGAAGATTTTTTAAAAGTTTTTATTCAAATACATTGAAAGATAATGAATATTTACAATTTGCAGTTGTGACTGGAATACTTAGGGTAGCAAAGGAAGGGATTTTTTCTGGATTGAATAATTTGAAAACTTATACAGTTTTGAATAATAAATATTCAGAAAGTTTTGGATTGATTGAAACAGAAGTGAAAAATGCCTTGGAATATTATGGATTAGAGCAAAACATTGAAAAAGTGAGAAAATGGTATAACGGCTATAAGTTTGGGAATATTCAAATTTATAATCCGTGGAGTATAATTAACTATCTCGATGAAAAAGAAATAAACGTTTATTGGATAAATACATCAGATAACAGGCTTATTCATTCAGCAATAGAAAATGCTGATAAAGATCTATTTGATGAATTAAAAGATTTATTCAACAATGGGACAACAGAGCAAATGGTAATGGCTTCATCGAATATGGATAGATTGAAAGATCCACAAGAAGTTTGGCAGTTATTACTTTTTGGAGGGTATTTGACTGTTGAAGAAAAAATTGCTATGAATGAATATGCTTTAAAATTGCCAAATTATGAAGTTAAAACATTTTTTAAAGATATGTTTGTCCAAAATTTAGGAGGTTTTAGCAGATTTAGAGAAATGATAAAAGCATTTAAAAACTTTGAGTTTGACAGATTTGAAGAACTTTTAAATGAAATATTTTTAGTGTCAATGAGTTATCACGATACTTCTAAAACAGAAAAACCGTATCATACTTTTATTTTAGGAATGATGTTGTATCTTGATAATGAGTATACAGTTTTATCAAATAATGAAACTGGCTATGGAAGAAATGATTTAGCTTTAAATCCAATAAATAAAAGAGATGTTGGATATATATTTGAGTTTAAAGTGGCTAAAACTGAAGAAGAGCTTGAAGAAAGAGCAGAAGAAGCATTAAGTCAAATTGAAAATAAAAAATATCCTGTTTTATTAAAGGAATGTGGAGTAAAAGAAATTGTACATATTGGAATGGCATTTTTTGGAAAAAGAGTTAAAGTGAAATATAAAGTTGTGAAAAACTAA
- a CDS encoding DNA alkylation repair protein produces the protein MKIQKELFALQDKEYMRFLSKLTPNISENTIIGVRIPEIRKLAKKLVKNNEDEDFLKELPHKYYDENLLHGAIISESKNFENCIESLDSFLPFVDNWAVCDTISPKIFKKNKKELIEKIKEWSQSDKTYTCRFGVEMLMTHFLDKDFKKEYLEMVANIHSEEYYVKMVIAWFFATALAKQWDYAVIYLENNRLDVWVHNKTIQKARESLRISMEKKGYLKKLKRWKEN, from the coding sequence ATGAAAATACAAAAAGAACTATTTGCACTTCAAGATAAAGAATATATGAGATTTTTAAGTAAATTGACACCAAACATATCGGAAAATACAATTATTGGAGTAAGAATTCCTGAAATTAGAAAATTGGCTAAAAAATTGGTAAAGAATAATGAAGATGAAGATTTTTTGAAGGAGTTGCCACATAAATATTACGATGAGAATTTGTTGCATGGAGCAATTATTTCAGAGAGCAAAAATTTTGAGAACTGTATTGAATCGCTTGATAGTTTTTTGCCATTTGTTGATAATTGGGCGGTTTGTGATACGATTTCTCCGAAGATTTTTAAAAAGAATAAAAAAGAACTGATTGAAAAAATAAAGGAATGGTCTCAATCGGATAAAACTTATACTTGTAGGTTTGGTGTAGAAATGTTGATGACGCATTTTTTGGATAAAGACTTTAAAAAGGAATATTTGGAAATGGTGGCGAATATTCATTCTGAAGAGTATTATGTGAAAATGGTAATTGCTTGGTTTTTTGCGACAGCACTTGCGAAACAGTGGGATTATGCGGTGATTTATTTAGAAAATAATAGATTGGATGTTTGGGTACATAATAAGACGATACAGAAGGCTCGAGAAAGTTTGAGGATTTCGATGGAGAAGAAGGGGTATTTGAAAAAATTGAAGAGATGGAAAGAAAACTAA